Proteins from one Acanthopagrus latus isolate v.2019 chromosome 18, fAcaLat1.1, whole genome shotgun sequence genomic window:
- the trmt12 gene encoding tRNA wybutosine-synthesizing protein 2 homolog, whose protein sequence is MDSVPCLRVSQCHAQQFRRCLQSKGALDLSLCLQNESAGTVLLPILPSCLSQLDLQTLRTVVASDSACEIVWCQYPLQSKKERGRTHGNKLEHILQELLESQGERWTEELRGDLPRSYQRHGDLVLLADSCLSLPTWRKMGQQLWSAVAKGLGAKRLAKMSRISSDGFRSPVVTMLLGEHSWVKHVDNRISYEFDVTKCMFSTGNITEKLRVAGFDCRGETVVDLYAGIGYFTLPYLVHAGASHVHACEWNPDAVEALQKNIVANGVSDRCTVHQGDNRLLQLCDVADRVNLGLIPSSEDGWPVACRLLKRTTGGILHIHQNVTSPLLNVAAIPAIDDATHRVSGKTGDREVWQAWADDTANRISFLLKDITGALWITKIQHIEHVKSYAPHVHHIVLDLECRPS, encoded by the exons ATGGACAGTGTGCCTTGTCTTCGTGTGTCTCAATGTCATGCACAGCAGTTCAG GAGATGTCTACAGTCCAAAGGAGCTCTTGACCTGAGTTTGTGTTTACAGAATGAGTCAGCTGGGACAGTCCTTTTGCCAATTTTaccttcctgtctgtcacaACTTGATCTCCAAACTCTCAGAACAGTGGTTGCTTCAGACAGTGCTTGTGAGATAGTTTGGTGTCAG TATCCTCTACAgtcaaagaaagagagaggacggACACATGGTAATAAACTAGAGCATATCCTCCAGGAGCTGTTGGAGTCTCAGGGTGAAAGATGGacggaggagctgaggggggaCCTCCCCCGCAGCTACCAAAGACACGGAGACCTAGTTCTGCTGGCAGacagctgtttgtctctgccAACATGGAGGAAAATGG GTCAGCAGCTATGGAGTGCAGTGGCCAAAGGACTGGGGGCAAAGCGCCTGGCAAAGATGAGTCGAATATCCAGTGATGGATTCAGGTCTCCCGTAGTGACGATGCTGTTGGGAGAGCACAGCTGGGTCAAACATGTGGACAACAGGATTAG CTATGAGTTCGATGTGACCAAATGCATGTTCTCAACTGGAAACATAACAGAGAAACTCCGTGTGGCTGGTTTTGACTGCAGAGGGGAGACTGTAGTGGATTTGTATGCAG GTATTGGATACTTCACTCTTCCATATCTGGTGCACGCAGGGGCCAGTCATGTTCATGCCTGTGAGTGGAACCCTGATGCAGTTGAAGCTTTACAGAAAAATATTGTGGCAAATGGAGTGTCTGACCGCTGCACTGTTCACCAAGGAGACAACCGACTA ctgcagctgtgtgacgTTGCCGACCGAGTGAACCTGGGTCTCATACCGAGCTCCGAGGACGGTTGGCCTGTTGCCTGTCGACTGCTGAAAAGAACAACCGGTGGCATTTTGCACATTCACCAGAACGTTACCTCACCGTTACTGAACGTGGCAGCCATTCCAGCAATCGATGATGCCACCCACAGGGTTTCTGGGAAGACAGGCGACAGAGAGGTGTGGCAGGCCTGGGCTGATGACACAGCAAACCGCATCAGCTTTCTTTTAAAGGACATCACTGGTGCACTGTGGATAACAAAAATCCAGCACATTGAACATGTAAAGTCATATGCACCTCATGTTCACCATATTGTGTTGGACTTAGAGTGCAGACCATCCTGA